The DNA sequence ATTCCGGCGAGCGCGAGAAATTGTTCAACCGGCAAAGGTTCCGTGCCCTGGACAAACTGCCGGCGAAAATCATTCCAATCGAGTTGAGTTACGTCGCTGACGCATTGCCAAAATTGCGCCTCGGTGAATCCCGGTTTGGGCAGCCCAAAACGTTGCAATAGAGCAAGCATCACCTCATCGAGGCCGCACTGATTCTTGCGTTCACTACGTATGCGCAGATCCATGCACAGCGCTAGCTGATTGCCAGGCGGATAATATGGAAAAAAGGTGCGGCCGAGATTGCCTTGTTCACCGCTGCCATAAGACCAAAGCCAGGTGTCAAAACTCGCCTGGCTGGCGATGCGAAATTTCCAGCCGCTGTGCTTGCGATATTCTGCCAGCAAATTGGCATACAGGCGAAGCCATTTCCATTCCGGCCACTGCCCGGTGCGCCGCAACGTGAGATAGCCGTAATAATCCGTCCAGCCTTCAGCGATCCACAAGCCTGTGGTATAAACTTCGCGTGTGTAATCAAACGGACCCAGCGCAAACGGGCGAATGCGCTTGACATTCCACAAATGAAAGTATTCGTGGGCGGCATATTCAAGATCAATGTCCTGGCGCGTGAGACCGGCATACACCGGTGCAACGTCGCCGGCGCTGCTCAAGTCGCCCAGGCGGTGCGGCATGCCGATGCTCGTCGAATTGAGATGCTCCAAACCATAATACTCCGCGCGCGCATCGACATGCCAGATAAAAACGTAATGCCGGAAAGGCGCTTTGCCCATCATCTGCATTTGCTCGGCGACGATCCGTTGCAAGTGCCTGGCAAAATCACGAATCCGGCTGGTGTCCGCTTCGCCATGAACTGCCAGGCGAAAGCTTATGCCGTCGTGTTCAAATTGAACTTCGTTGAAATTGCCGATTTCCAGCGGGGCATCGATGAAGGAATCATAATCGGCTGCGTGGAACGTCGAATCGTTCAAGGCTTCAAGGCCGGTGGCAATGCGCCAACCGTGCAATGGCGCGATGCTTAAACGCACAGGGCTGGTCTTGCGATTGACGGCATACATAAACACCTGCGGCCCGAAAATCTGCGCATGCTCGTCGTTGAATTCGCTTTCGGTGTCGCTGAGAATGTTCGCGAACACGCGATAGCTGATCGTCAATCGCTTTGATCCCGGCGCCGCATTGACGCGCCAGGTTTGTTTATCGATTTTCTCAAATGCCAAGGGACGGTTTGCCTCGTCGCGCGCGGAAAAGTCCTGCACGTATTTGGCATAATTAGCGATTTGATACGAACCCGGCGCCCATGCCGGCAGGCTGAAGTCGCTGCTTTTTGCGTTGACCGGGACGCTGAGATTCACTCGCAGAAAATGGGCGTTGGGATTCTCCAGAATGAGCTGGTATTCCAAAGGAGATTGCGCGAAAGCTGAGGAAGACAGAAAAAGAGCCGCGATCAAAACTGTACAGGCGCAAAAGAATTTTGACATGGGGGTCGCTTTCAGAGTATGGAGGATGGAGAAGCGCGTAAGCCGCAGCCGGTTGTGCTGTCACCTTTTGGGTTGATACAAGATTTAAGCTTACAGCAATCTAAAAAATACGGATACGATTGCTGTAAAAGAATTTCATACGGGCTTTCGCTGCTACCTCGCAGCCATGAATGAGAAGCTCATCTCGTTTTGCTTTCCTGAATTTGCCAGTCCCGTGAAAAGGGGCAATTGACAATTGTTGTCTCGTCTTGAGATAGTATTTTGGAGCAAGGCGCCAAGAATTTGTATAGTATAGCCTCAATGCGCCGCGCTGGGCGCAGAGGCGCGTTTGTCGAGCGAGAATTTCTTTTCTGCCCAACCGGCCAAGCGCACAAACGGCAAGCCGATGAGAAAGTACATCACCGCTACGACCACGCCCAAGCCGAGATAATCGAAATCGATGCCCGCTAAACGTTGATATTCGCGCGTCAACTCCACCATCGCGATGACGGAAACAATTGAAGAATCTTTGATCAAAGAAATGAAATCATTGGTGACCGGCGGAATCACCAGCCGCAAAGCCTGTGGAATGATGACATGTCGCAGCGCCTGCCAGCGCGTCATGCCCAGAGCCAGCGCCGCCTCCATCTGGCTGCGCGGAATTGAGAGAATGCCGGCGCGATAATTCTCTGCTTCATACGCGGCATAATTCAACGCCAGCCCGGCCACAGCCGCCACTACCGGCGATAATTTGATGCCCACCAGTTGCGGCAGCGCGTAATAAATAAAAAGCAATTGCACCAACAACGGCGTGCCGCGCACCGCTTCAATATAAAAAGTCGCCAGAAAAGAAAATGGTTGCACCGCATACAAGCGCGTGAGCGCGAGAATCAAACCGAATAAAATTGCCAAGATCATAGACGATATCGAAAGGCCGATGGTCGTGACCGCGGCTTTTGCCAGCAGCGGAAGATAATCATCGCGATAGCGCTGCAGTTTGTTCTGCCAGGTGCGTTCGAGCCGGTTTTCACGCAGGAAAGCTTCCCAGGCCTCGGGCGGCGTGTTCGAGGGCGCATCATCGTTGAAGAATTTTGCCAGCCGCGGCGTCCACATGTTCCAGCGTTCGTAAATTGTGCGCAATCGTCCGTCATCAATTAGCCTCTGCAGCGCGCGGTTGATGTCCTGCAACAACGCGGCATCTTCCTTGCGCAAACCGATGCCGTATTTCATCTCGCCAATCGCGTCGCCGACGAATTTTAGATTGGCATTGGAAGCGCCATAATACAGCGCGATGGGATGATCCATGAGTACGGCATCGAGGCGGCCCAGCGCGAGATCTTCATACGCCGTGATCTGGCCGTCGTACGAACGAATTTCAATATTGGGTTGCGCCTGCAAAATGCGTTCAGCCAACGAGGCTTTCAGCGTGCCTACCACTTTTCCGTTGCAATCCTCCAAACTGTTGATGTCATAGGTGTCTTTGCGCACCGTCAATTGTTCGAACGTCACATAATAGGGAATCGAGAAATTGATTTCCTGCTCGCGATCCGGCGTGATCTCCAAACCGTTGACCACGATGTCATAGTTGTCGATGCGCAGGCCCGGCACCAGACCGTCCCATTGATTTTGCACGAACACCGGCTCGCGATTCAGTTCCGCAGCCAGCGCCGCAACCAAATCGACTTCAAAGCCCAGCGTTTTGCTGGGATCACGAGGATCGGGAAAAATAAAAGGCGCGCCGCCTTCCGAATCTGCGCCCCAACGCAGCGGCGGCGCTGATTCCTGCGCAAAGGCCGGGCTGAGATGGCCGAGAGTCGCGGCCAAAATGAGAGCGCAAAAGATTTTAGAGAGACGTGTCGGGAAAGATATCGGCAGTGTCATGTTGTGAGTAGACCTGTGGCAATGGGATTCGAACGCGCGCTGCGTGTAAATTGCAGGAGAATGGATTGGCATGAGGCGCGACTGCCGTCACAAAAATTTCTTCAGAAACTTTCGTGTGCGTTCGTCTGCCGGCGACGAAAAAATTTTTTCCGGCGGGCCGCTTTCGACAATGTTGCCGCCGTCAAAATAAACCACTTTATCCGCGACATTCTTGGCAAAACTCATTTCATGGGTGACCACGATTTGCGTCATGCCCTCGTCGTCCAGCGTTTTCATCACATTCAACACTTCGTCCACCAGGCCGGGATCGAGCGCGGAAGTCGGTTCATCATAGAGCATCACTTGCGGCTCCATCGCCAGCGCGCGGGCAATGGCAGCGCGCTGCTGCTGGCCGCCGGAAAGCTGCGAGGGATAATGATGGACATGCGAAGCGAGTCCCACTTTGTTCAAGAGATCGAGCGCTTTGTTTCGAGCTTGCGCTTCTGAAATGTTCTTAACGACCATCGGCGCACGCATGACATTTTCCAAAGCCGTCAAATGAGGGAAGAGATTGAAGCTTTGAAACACCATGCCGACATTCATGCGCAGGGCGAGCGTTCTGGCGTGAAAGTCATTGCTCACCGCCTGCGTTTTGTGATTGCGCTCGAGCGTGATGCCCCCGATCGTAATTTTGCCTTGATCCATCATGTCCAGGCAATTCAGACAGCGCAAAAACGTTGACTTGCCGCAGCCCGAGGGGCCGATCAGGACGGTCAGCTCACGCGTTTCAACCTGCAAATCGACGCCCTTCAGGACTTGATTGCCGTGAAACGATTTGTGCAGATTGTTGACGGAGATTACAATGTCATTGGGTGACGTCATATGATTGTTCCTTCAAGAGGCGGCCTCGGGTTATTTCGACTCTTGTTCCGCATAAAGCTCGTCCAGCATTTCGAAGGCATAGCGCAAATGCGGAATGACGATGGAGCCGCCGATGATCAAGGCGATGTTCATGGCCTCGTGCAACTCCTCGCGCGTCGCGCCTTCGGTGATGCAGCGATCGAGATGATAAAAAATGCAATCGTTGCAGCGCAATACCATGCTGCCGACCAGCCCCATCAGTTCCTTGTATTTGACCGGAATGCTGCCGTCGA is a window from the Cytophagia bacterium CHB2 genome containing:
- a CDS encoding ABC transporter permease subunit (The N-terminal region of this protein, as described by TIGR01726, is a three transmembrane segment that identifies a subfamily of ABC transporter permease subunits, which specificities that include histidine, arginine, glutamine, glutamate, L-cystine (sic), the opines (in Agrobacterium) octopine and nopaline, etc.), with the protein product MPIHSPAIYTQRAFESHCHRSTHNMTLPISFPTRLSKIFCALILAATLGHLSPAFAQESAPPLRWGADSEGGAPFIFPDPRDPSKTLGFEVDLVAALAAELNREPVFVQNQWDGLVPGLRIDNYDIVVNGLEITPDREQEINFSIPYYVTFEQLTVRKDTYDINSLEDCNGKVVGTLKASLAERILQAQPNIEIRSYDGQITAYEDLALGRLDAVLMDHPIALYYGASNANLKFVGDAIGEMKYGIGLRKEDAALLQDINRALQRLIDDGRLRTIYERWNMWTPRLAKFFNDDAPSNTPPEAWEAFLRENRLERTWQNKLQRYRDDYLPLLAKAAVTTIGLSISSMILAILFGLILALTRLYAVQPFSFLATFYIEAVRGTPLLVQLLFIYYALPQLVGIKLSPVVAAVAGLALNYAAYEAENYRAGILSIPRSQMEAALALGMTRWQALRHVIIPQALRLVIPPVTNDFISLIKDSSIVSVIAMVELTREYQRLAGIDFDYLGLGVVVAVMYFLIGLPFVRLAGWAEKKFSLDKRASAPSAAH
- a CDS encoding carboxymuconolactone decarboxylase family protein is translated as MEAKITKTRKYRADMNEKILTSGFNDFKKFFALDNKAYLDGSIPVKYKELMGLVGSMVLRCNDCIFYHLDRCITEGATREELHEAMNIALIIGGSIVIPHLRYAFEMLDELYAEQESK
- a CDS encoding amino acid ABC transporter ATP-binding protein, with translation MTSPNDIVISVNNLHKSFHGNQVLKGVDLQVETRELTVLIGPSGCGKSTFLRCLNCLDMMDQGKITIGGITLERNHKTQAVSNDFHARTLALRMNVGMVFQSFNLFPHLTALENVMRAPMVVKNISEAQARNKALDLLNKVGLASHVHHYPSQLSGGQQQRAAIARALAMEPQVMLYDEPTSALDPGLVDEVLNVMKTLDDEGMTQIVVTHEMSFAKNVADKVVYFDGGNIVESGPPEKIFSSPADERTRKFLKKFL
- a CDS encoding M61 family metallopeptidase — its product is MSKFFCACTVLIAALFLSSSAFAQSPLEYQLILENPNAHFLRVNLSVPVNAKSSDFSLPAWAPGSYQIANYAKYVQDFSARDEANRPLAFEKIDKQTWRVNAAPGSKRLTISYRVFANILSDTESEFNDEHAQIFGPQVFMYAVNRKTSPVRLSIAPLHGWRIATGLEALNDSTFHAADYDSFIDAPLEIGNFNEVQFEHDGISFRLAVHGEADTSRIRDFARHLQRIVAEQMQMMGKAPFRHYVFIWHVDARAEYYGLEHLNSTSIGMPHRLGDLSSAGDVAPVYAGLTRQDIDLEYAAHEYFHLWNVKRIRPFALGPFDYTREVYTTGLWIAEGWTDYYGYLTLRRTGQWPEWKWLRLYANLLAEYRKHSGWKFRIASQASFDTWLWSYGSGEQGNLGRTFFPYYPPGNQLALCMDLRIRSERKNQCGLDEVMLALLQRFGLPKPGFTEAQFWQCVSDVTQLDWNDFRRQFVQGTEPLPVEQFLALAG